In Schistocerca americana isolate TAMUIC-IGC-003095 chromosome 7, iqSchAmer2.1, whole genome shotgun sequence, a single genomic region encodes these proteins:
- the LOC124622639 gene encoding uncharacterized protein LOC124622639, translating to MERQAVQASSPPRIFTELLPPVSSSQPAVNVPVAMTFTGDEKPDSWCPELKNDHNANPTYARSAQLQMQQPILPNDQQRQFLRKNTLAHEKEYVCKTCSKRFATRYSLNDQIVGKILLNV from the exons ATGGAGCGGCAAGCCGTCCAGGCCAGTAGCCCCCCGCGCATCTTCACCGAACTGTTACCTCCAGTGAGCAGCTCCCAGCCTGCCGTCAATGTGCCAGTCGCCATGACTTTCACAGGAGACGAGAAGCCGGACAGCTGGTGCCCAGAACTAAAAAACGACCACAATGCAAATCCTACCTACGCAAGAAGCGCAcaacttcagatgcaacagccgATATTGCCCAATGACCAGCAGCGACAGTTTCTTAGGAAAAATACTCTAGCCCACGAGAAAGAATATGTTTGCAAAACATGCTCCAAGAGGTTCGCCACACGCTATTCTCTGAAC GACCAAATAGttggaaaaattttattgaatgtatAG